A single window of Usitatibacter rugosus DNA harbors:
- a CDS encoding DUF4845 domain-containing protein, whose product MRNQRGITLMGAIGGMVVIGFVGLFAAKLLPSYIEYFAVKKIFASMEQAGDFKGSVREIRNSFDKRNSIEGAQAVKGDDLEVTKEGGEAVVTAAWSVKVPMIYNFSACLDFVATSAK is encoded by the coding sequence ATGAGGAATCAACGCGGCATCACCTTGATGGGCGCCATCGGGGGCATGGTCGTCATTGGCTTCGTCGGCCTCTTCGCAGCGAAGCTGCTGCCGAGCTACATCGAATACTTCGCCGTGAAGAAGATCTTCGCCTCCATGGAGCAGGCGGGTGACTTCAAGGGCAGCGTGCGCGAGATCCGCAACTCCTTCGACAAGCGCAACTCGATCGAGGGCGCGCAAGCCGTCAAGGGCGACGACCTCGAGGTCACGAAGGAAGGCGGCGAAGCCGTCGTCACCGCCGCGTGGTCGGTGAAGGTGCCGATGATCTACAACTTCTCGGCGTGCCTCGACTTCGTCGCGACCAGCGCCAAGTAG
- the lepA gene encoding translation elongation factor 4, with amino-acid sequence MDHIRNFSIIAHIDHGKSTLADRIIERTGGLSSREMESQVLDSMDLERERGITIKAQTAALSYKARDGKTYRLNLIDTPGHVDFSYEVSRSLSACEGALLVVDASQGVEAQTVANCYTATELGVDVVPVLNKIDLPSAQPDRVIQEIEEVIGIDATDAVFCSAKTGEGVDDVIEAVIARIPPPKGDPTGPLKALIIDSWFDNYVGVVILVRVKDGVLKPKDNILLMATGAKHLVEQVGVFTPKSLQRESLGAGEVGFIIAGIKELKDAKVGDTVTTVERPAVEPLPGFKEIQPQVFAGLYPVESNRYEALRDALQKLQLNDSSLRYEPETSQALGFGFRCGFLGLLHMDIVQERLEREYDMELITTAPTVIYQLALRDGTVIDIDNPSKLPDASKIEEIREPIIRATIIMPNEYVGPVITLCEIKRGTQVNMQYAGRQVILTYDMPLNEIVMDFFDKLKSNSRGYASLDYEFREFRAGDLVKLDILINGDKVDALSLIVHRETAKYRGRELASRMRTLIPRQMFDVAVQAAIGSDVVARENIKALRKNVLAKCYGGDISRKRKLLEKQKAGKKRMKQVGNVEIPQEAFLAILQVESK; translated from the coding sequence ATGGACCACATTCGCAACTTTTCCATCATCGCGCACATCGACCACGGGAAATCCACGCTGGCCGACCGCATCATCGAGCGCACCGGCGGCCTCTCCTCGCGGGAGATGGAATCGCAGGTGCTGGACTCCATGGACCTCGAGCGCGAGCGCGGCATCACCATCAAGGCGCAGACCGCGGCCCTTTCGTACAAGGCGCGCGACGGCAAGACCTATCGCCTGAACCTGATCGACACCCCCGGCCACGTGGACTTCTCCTACGAAGTCTCGCGCTCGCTCTCCGCCTGCGAAGGCGCGCTGCTGGTCGTGGATGCCTCCCAGGGCGTCGAGGCCCAGACGGTCGCCAACTGCTACACCGCCACCGAGCTCGGCGTGGACGTGGTGCCGGTCCTGAACAAGATCGACCTCCCGTCGGCCCAGCCCGACCGCGTGATCCAGGAGATCGAGGAAGTGATCGGGATCGACGCCACCGACGCCGTCTTCTGCAGCGCCAAGACGGGCGAGGGCGTGGACGACGTGATCGAGGCCGTGATCGCGCGCATCCCGCCGCCCAAGGGCGACCCCACGGGCCCGCTGAAGGCCCTGATCATCGATTCCTGGTTCGACAACTACGTGGGCGTGGTGATCCTCGTTCGCGTGAAGGACGGTGTCCTCAAGCCCAAGGACAACATCCTGTTGATGGCCACGGGGGCCAAGCACCTCGTGGAGCAGGTCGGTGTGTTCACGCCGAAGTCGCTGCAACGCGAAAGTCTCGGCGCGGGCGAGGTGGGCTTCATCATTGCCGGCATCAAGGAGCTGAAGGACGCGAAGGTGGGCGACACCGTCACCACCGTCGAGCGCCCGGCCGTCGAGCCGCTGCCCGGCTTCAAGGAGATCCAGCCGCAGGTGTTCGCGGGCCTCTATCCGGTGGAGTCGAACCGCTACGAGGCGCTGCGCGACGCGCTGCAGAAGCTGCAACTCAACGATTCGTCGCTCCGCTACGAGCCCGAGACCTCGCAGGCGCTGGGCTTCGGCTTCCGCTGCGGCTTCCTCGGCCTGCTGCACATGGACATCGTGCAGGAGCGCCTCGAGCGCGAGTACGACATGGAGCTGATCACCACGGCTCCGACGGTGATCTACCAGCTGGCGCTCCGCGACGGCACCGTGATCGACATCGACAATCCGTCCAAGCTGCCCGACGCGTCGAAGATCGAGGAGATCCGCGAGCCCATCATCCGCGCCACGATCATCATGCCCAACGAGTACGTGGGCCCGGTGATCACGCTCTGCGAGATCAAGCGCGGCACCCAGGTGAACATGCAATACGCGGGGCGGCAGGTGATCCTCACGTACGACATGCCGTTGAACGAGATCGTGATGGATTTCTTCGACAAGCTGAAGAGCAACTCGCGCGGCTACGCGTCGCTCGACTACGAATTCCGCGAGTTCCGCGCCGGCGACCTCGTGAAGCTGGACATCCTGATCAACGGGGACAAGGTCGATGCCCTGTCGCTGATCGTGCACCGCGAGACCGCCAAGTACCGCGGCCGCGAGCTCGCTTCGCGCATGCGCACGCTGATCCCCCGCCAGATGTTCGACGTGGCGGTGCAAGCGGCCATCGGCTCGGACGTGGTGGCGCGAGAGAACATCAAGGCCCTGCGCAAGAACGTGCTCGCCAAGTGCTACGGCGGCGACATCTCGCGCAAGCGGAAGCTCCTGGAGAAGCAGAAGGCCGGCAAGAAGCGCATGAAGCAGGTCGGCAACGTCGAGATCCCGCAGGAGGCGTTCCTCGCCATCCTGCAGGTCGAATCCAAGTAG
- the lepB gene encoding signal peptidase I: protein MLKFTDFAAVLLMAAVLTGLIWLYDARFARPRRSSGTAEPIVVDMARAFFPVIIVVFLIRSFWVEPFKIPSGSMKPTLLVGDFILVNKYTYGIRLPVINKKIVEINPVDRGDVVVFRYPVDPSVDYIKRVVGIPGDVVEFRNKRLAINGSPVAVQASGFYTDAEVNYTRLPQFIEKLGNRNHRMMVVPSQPVVDLAQVRQFQYRDNCEYNDEGFRCTVPPGHYFMMGDNRDQSSDSRYWGFVPDDHIKGRAFLVWMNFGDLKRIGNGIE from the coding sequence ATGCTCAAGTTCACCGACTTCGCCGCCGTGCTGCTGATGGCCGCGGTCCTGACGGGCCTGATCTGGCTCTACGACGCGAGGTTCGCCCGGCCGCGCCGCAGCTCCGGCACCGCCGAGCCGATCGTGGTCGACATGGCGCGCGCCTTCTTCCCCGTGATCATCGTGGTGTTCCTGATCCGCTCGTTCTGGGTCGAGCCTTTCAAGATCCCTTCGGGCTCGATGAAGCCGACGCTCCTCGTGGGCGACTTCATCCTCGTGAACAAGTACACCTACGGCATCCGCCTGCCGGTCATCAACAAGAAGATCGTCGAGATCAACCCGGTCGATCGCGGCGACGTCGTCGTGTTCCGCTACCCGGTCGATCCTTCGGTGGACTACATCAAGCGTGTCGTGGGCATTCCCGGCGACGTGGTGGAGTTCCGCAACAAGCGCCTCGCAATCAACGGATCCCCGGTCGCGGTGCAGGCCTCGGGCTTCTACACCGACGCCGAGGTGAACTACACGCGCCTGCCGCAATTCATCGAGAAGCTGGGCAACCGCAACCACCGCATGATGGTCGTGCCGTCGCAGCCCGTGGTGGACCTGGCGCAGGTCCGTCAATTCCAATACCGCGACAATTGCGAATACAATGACGAAGGATTCCGCTGCACGGTCCCGCCGGGTCACTACTTCATGATGGGTGACAACCGAGACCAGAGCAGCGACAGCCGATACTGGGGCTTCGTCCCCGACGACCACATCAAGGGCAGGGCATTTCTGGTGTGGATGAATTTCGGCGACCTGAAGCGCATCGGCAACGGCATCGAATAG